Proteins from a single region of Haloarcula laminariae:
- a CDS encoding phosphatase PAP2 family protein, whose product MGVVAVFLEVVAVLSLMLSVSLSVVVGPDRLRSAAADLPTRLRMALQPVGFLVFVLVINSLVRNIGVDISWIIGTNITRFIYSLEGTVVATIQSLVPGWLTLYFGYVYVYGYAFLLVFPLLAAMLAAERRYLRHTAFAYAINYTAGMCCYLLFIAYGPRNYMPALVEPLLFDTLPRFQLLTSEVNANTNVFPSLHTSLSVTVALLAIRDHETFPKWTPVAVFLAVSIVLSTMILGIHWATDVVAGTVLATFSVWAVSSDRVASLYGRWRALYDRWR is encoded by the coding sequence ATGGGTGTCGTCGCCGTCTTCCTGGAGGTCGTCGCGGTTCTCTCGCTCATGCTCTCGGTCTCGCTGTCGGTCGTTGTCGGCCCGGACCGACTCCGGAGCGCCGCGGCCGATTTGCCCACGCGCCTGCGGATGGCGCTGCAGCCGGTCGGCTTCCTCGTCTTCGTGTTGGTGATAAACAGCTTGGTCCGCAACATCGGCGTCGACATCTCCTGGATAATCGGGACCAACATCACCCGGTTCATCTACTCGCTCGAAGGGACCGTCGTCGCGACGATACAGTCGCTGGTGCCCGGCTGGCTGACGCTGTATTTCGGCTACGTCTACGTCTACGGCTACGCGTTCCTGCTGGTCTTCCCGCTGCTCGCGGCGATGCTCGCCGCCGAGCGGCGGTACCTCCGACACACCGCCTTCGCCTACGCCATCAACTACACCGCCGGGATGTGCTGTTACCTGCTCTTTATCGCCTACGGGCCGCGCAACTACATGCCGGCGCTGGTCGAGCCGCTGCTGTTCGATACCCTCCCGCGGTTCCAGTTGCTGACCAGCGAGGTCAACGCCAACACCAACGTCTTCCCGTCCCTGCACACCTCGCTGTCGGTGACCGTCGCCCTGCTCGCGATACGGGACCACGAGACGTTCCCGAAGTGGACGCCCGTCGCCGTCTTCCTCGCGGTCAGCATCGTCCTCTCGACGATGATTCTGGGCATCCACTGGGCCACCGACGTGGTCGCGGGGACCGTCCTCGCGACGTTCAGCGTCTGGGCGGTCTCCTCGGACCGCGTGGCGTCGCTGTACGGCCGCTGGCGGGCACTGTACGACCGCTGGCGGTGA
- a CDS encoding arylsulfotransferase family protein has translation MSPALLAGRRYRAAFALAALCCVAILVGGYATAGADASLARSDSAGEADNGTNDTVVPPRDNVTVVATDSTAFVTDVGDGPRKRAELVAFAPNGSVYYRDESHTRYWDVDPVAGTAATVEYVYADHLAPEDCSSGSACTRNGVERVNLTTGNVTRVYSRITPGKHSTRWHDADRIGEDRLLVADIDQDRAFVVNTTTEQLTWSWDAQTDFNTSSGGPYPEDWTHINDVEYVELDGRETVMVSVRNHDQVVFVDTETGLRESWTLGSDGDHDTLYEQHNPDFIPAERGGPAVLVADSENGRVVEYQRRNGSWERSWEWRDQRLTWVRDADRLPNGHTLITDSNGDRVLEVARNGSVVWSSTVGFPYESERLGTGDESAGGRSAAALGLPARTPSAENRSAVSETTTLLPKPLVNGVAYLLPAWVGPVEALAAVGLVVVLLVWAVVEWRRRSFEVHLRWPVQIRNR, from the coding sequence ATGAGCCCCGCACTGCTTGCGGGACGCCGGTACAGAGCGGCGTTCGCGCTGGCGGCGCTGTGCTGTGTAGCGATACTCGTCGGCGGCTACGCGACGGCCGGGGCGGACGCGTCGCTGGCCCGGAGCGACTCGGCCGGCGAGGCGGACAACGGAACGAACGACACGGTCGTCCCGCCCCGGGACAACGTCACCGTCGTGGCGACCGACTCGACGGCGTTTGTCACCGACGTGGGCGACGGCCCGCGAAAGCGGGCGGAGCTGGTCGCCTTTGCCCCGAACGGCAGCGTCTACTACCGCGACGAGAGCCACACGCGCTACTGGGACGTGGACCCGGTCGCGGGGACCGCGGCGACCGTCGAGTACGTCTACGCCGACCACCTGGCGCCCGAGGACTGCAGCTCTGGGAGCGCTTGTACCCGCAACGGCGTCGAGCGGGTGAACCTGACCACCGGCAACGTGACGCGGGTTTACTCGCGCATCACGCCGGGGAAACACTCGACGCGGTGGCACGACGCCGACCGCATCGGCGAGGACCGCCTGCTCGTGGCCGACATCGACCAGGACCGCGCGTTCGTCGTCAACACCACGACCGAACAGCTCACCTGGTCGTGGGACGCCCAGACCGATTTCAACACGAGCAGCGGCGGCCCCTACCCCGAGGACTGGACCCACATCAACGACGTCGAGTACGTCGAACTCGACGGCCGGGAGACGGTGATGGTCAGCGTCCGCAACCACGACCAGGTTGTCTTCGTCGACACCGAGACCGGGCTGCGGGAGAGCTGGACCCTGGGCAGCGACGGGGACCACGACACGCTGTACGAGCAGCACAACCCCGATTTCATCCCCGCCGAGCGGGGCGGCCCCGCCGTGCTGGTCGCCGACTCGGAGAACGGCCGCGTCGTCGAGTACCAGCGCCGGAACGGGAGCTGGGAGCGGTCCTGGGAGTGGCGCGACCAGCGCCTGACCTGGGTCCGGGACGCCGACCGGCTCCCGAACGGCCACACCCTGATAACCGACTCCAACGGGGACCGCGTGCTGGAAGTCGCACGGAACGGCAGCGTCGTCTGGTCGAGCACCGTCGGCTTCCCCTACGAATCGGAGCGCCTGGGCACCGGCGACGAGAGCGCCGGCGGCCGGAGCGCGGCGGCGCTCGGGCTGCCCGCCCGGACGCCGTCGGCGGAGAACCGCTCGGCGGTGAGCGAGACGACGACGCTGCTGCCGAAACCGCTCGTCAACGGCGTCGCCTACCTGCTACCGGCGTGGGTCGGGCCGGTCGAAGCGCTGGCCGCCGTGGGGCTGGTCGTCGTCCTCCTGGTCTGGGCCGTCGTCGAGTGGCGTCGGCGCTCCTTCGAAGTGCATTTGCGGTGGCCGGTGCAGATACGTAACAGATGA
- a CDS encoding helix-turn-helix domain-containing protein, whose translation MSPPGREVQYTESDVIEVFRDRGDYAEPLTAKEIADRLGCSRRTALNKLHDLEAETDITSKKVGGRSRVWWIPVRTD comes from the coding sequence ATGTCACCGCCCGGGCGCGAAGTCCAGTATACGGAATCGGACGTCATCGAAGTGTTCAGAGACCGGGGCGACTACGCCGAGCCGCTGACCGCCAAGGAGATAGCGGACCGGCTGGGCTGTTCGCGGCGGACGGCGCTGAACAAGCTCCACGACCTCGAGGCCGAGACGGACATCACCAGCAAGAAGGTCGGCGGGCGCTCACGGGTGTGGTGGATACCGGTCCGGACCGACTGA
- a CDS encoding helix-turn-helix transcriptional regulator — MQQDQAVYGDVQFLTGSPHRRAVLDALCAEPARPHELCAEIDATRTTIQRILAGFREREWVVKHDGDYRATVTGRRVCEQYEALHEEVTRARRFGPLAAHLGPDADDLPVAALEHGRLTVSEGGSPLAALSRFTEWLGAVEGDMRAVSPVVAQPFNEIGAELLSGDTRIEFVIDSAVLEQSKARYESELQFGVDHDQMTIYVHESPLSLGVALDDERCCVIAYDDGNNLKAILEAGDGELYDWASEVFERYRERSVPLPGLSDEGTTATEG, encoded by the coding sequence ATGCAACAGGACCAGGCGGTGTACGGGGACGTCCAGTTTCTCACCGGTTCGCCACACCGCCGGGCCGTCCTCGACGCGCTCTGTGCGGAGCCGGCCCGTCCCCACGAGCTCTGTGCGGAGATAGACGCCACGCGGACGACGATTCAGCGCATCCTCGCGGGCTTTCGCGAGCGCGAGTGGGTGGTCAAACACGACGGCGACTACCGGGCGACGGTGACCGGGCGGCGGGTCTGTGAGCAGTACGAAGCGCTCCACGAGGAGGTCACACGGGCGCGGCGCTTCGGGCCCCTGGCGGCGCATCTGGGACCGGACGCCGACGACCTGCCGGTGGCGGCACTGGAACACGGTCGGCTCACGGTCAGCGAAGGGGGGAGCCCGCTGGCCGCCCTCAGCCGGTTCACCGAGTGGCTGGGCGCGGTCGAGGGGGACATGCGCGCCGTCTCGCCCGTGGTCGCTCAGCCGTTCAACGAAATCGGTGCCGAACTGCTGAGCGGGGACACCCGCATCGAGTTCGTCATCGACTCGGCGGTGCTGGAACAGTCGAAAGCCAGGTACGAATCGGAGCTACAGTTCGGCGTGGACCACGACCAGATGACGATATACGTCCACGAGTCACCCCTCTCTCTGGGGGTCGCCCTCGACGACGAACGCTGCTGTGTCATCGCCTACGACGACGGCAACAACCTCAAGGCGATACTCGAAGCCGGTGACGGCGAGCTATACGACTGGGCCAGCGAGGTGTTCGAGCGCTACCGCGAACGCTCGGTTCCGCTTCCCGGGCTGTCCGACGAGGGAACGACGGCTACTGAGGGATAA
- a CDS encoding AI-2E family transporter, giving the protein MNALSRNRLGWWGYVAALTVIVVVIGHRFVGLLALGLFGYYATRPISDRVGELVESDGLAAALTVLTVLVPVFLVATYAGLQLLQQVRRRFDRGVVAMLTNRFGNVDAVPAWLPSSPERLLANPPSLAQVTEFLSGSRLEQVLGLLGTVFDGLLLVGLATTLAYALLRYDDALAGVFAALVGGQETTAYTYALAVDDDLEAIFYGNLLFVLAMAAIATAAYAATNALAPPGLGVPLVLPLGFLTGIASLIPIIVGKVIYLPVVAYLGLSALESGRGLGFVAGVLVAYVLVLDILPQTFLQPYVTGHHLNTIVLLFAYILGPIFFGWYGFFLMPIVFVLVIEAVRIVLPELLHGESIDPAADVATQLGAPAEDLHEETTDGEDGAASEDGSGPAPD; this is encoded by the coding sequence GTGAACGCACTCTCGCGGAACCGGCTCGGCTGGTGGGGCTACGTCGCCGCTCTTACCGTCATCGTCGTCGTCATCGGGCACAGATTCGTCGGTCTCCTCGCGCTCGGCCTGTTCGGCTACTACGCGACCAGACCGATATCCGACCGCGTCGGCGAACTGGTAGAGTCGGACGGCCTCGCGGCCGCACTGACGGTCCTGACCGTTCTCGTCCCGGTGTTTCTCGTCGCCACGTACGCCGGCCTCCAGCTCCTCCAGCAGGTCAGACGCCGGTTCGACCGGGGCGTGGTGGCGATGCTCACCAACCGCTTTGGCAACGTCGACGCCGTTCCCGCCTGGCTGCCGTCCAGCCCCGAGCGACTCCTGGCGAACCCGCCCTCGCTGGCGCAAGTGACGGAGTTCCTCTCCGGCTCCCGACTCGAACAGGTCCTCGGATTACTCGGCACCGTCTTCGATGGGCTGTTGCTGGTAGGGCTCGCGACCACGCTCGCCTACGCGCTCCTCCGCTACGACGACGCGCTCGCGGGCGTTTTCGCGGCGCTCGTCGGCGGCCAGGAGACGACCGCGTACACCTATGCGCTGGCCGTCGACGACGACCTCGAAGCGATATTCTACGGCAACCTCCTGTTCGTCCTCGCGATGGCGGCCATCGCGACGGCGGCGTACGCGGCGACGAACGCGCTCGCCCCGCCGGGGCTCGGCGTCCCGCTGGTCCTACCCCTTGGCTTTCTCACGGGCATCGCCAGCCTGATTCCGATCATCGTCGGGAAGGTGATCTACCTCCCGGTGGTCGCCTACCTGGGCCTCTCCGCGCTGGAGAGCGGCCGCGGCCTCGGATTCGTCGCCGGGGTGCTTGTCGCCTACGTCCTCGTGCTCGATATCCTCCCCCAGACCTTCCTCCAGCCCTACGTCACCGGCCACCACCTCAACACCATCGTCCTGCTGTTTGCCTACATCCTGGGGCCGATATTCTTCGGCTGGTACGGCTTCTTCCTCATGCCAATCGTCTTCGTCCTGGTCATCGAAGCGGTCCGTATCGTCCTCCCGGAACTGCTCCACGGTGAGTCGATAGACCCCGCGGCGGACGTGGCCACACAGCTTGGCGCGCCGGCCGAGGACCTCCACGAGGAGACTACCGACGGCGAGGACGGGGCCGCAAGCGAGGACGGGAGCGGCCCCGCACCGGACTGA
- a CDS encoding secondary thiamine-phosphate synthase enzyme YjbQ: MPIQVETTDRLDIVDITAEVEKRVPDGIERGLCTVFVQHTTAGVVVNEAEQRLLGDIESYLRELVPDEGGYAHDALDGNADSHLRALLLDESVSVPVRDGALALGTWQSVLLIDCDGPRTRSVTVTCTS, encoded by the coding sequence ATGCCAATCCAGGTGGAGACGACCGACCGCCTCGACATCGTCGACATCACCGCCGAGGTCGAAAAGCGGGTTCCGGACGGCATCGAACGTGGGCTCTGTACCGTCTTCGTGCAGCACACGACCGCCGGCGTCGTCGTCAACGAGGCCGAACAACGGCTGCTCGGCGACATCGAGAGCTACTTGCGGGAGCTGGTGCCCGACGAAGGCGGCTACGCCCACGACGCGCTCGACGGCAACGCCGACTCCCATCTCAGAGCCCTGCTCCTCGACGAGAGTGTCTCGGTGCCGGTCAGGGACGGCGCGCTCGCACTCGGGACCTGGCAGTCCGTGTTGCTAATCGACTGCGACGGCCCGCGGACGCGCTCGGTGACGGTGACCTGCACGTCGTAA
- a CDS encoding HpcH/HpaI aldolase family protein, translating into MASSPAENDLPATLHEGDVALGLLDTTYSPTVMEFCGELGLDFVWLDLEHGGPDPWHAGSLEHLLLAAERTGIDPLVRLPDTDPTLVRKALDLGARNVFLPRVESSEEVRRAVRSARFRYDGGPGDRGLAAPRARRWGLAEEYVEREDEQTLVGVTIENSQSVEAIDEILDVPELGFVFIGPFDLSVSLGHPGELDHPDVEAAIETVRSAAIDAGVPVGGLGFGMDDVNEKAENGYQILHLGSTTGALQTAINGWLDAFEGDRS; encoded by the coding sequence ATGGCGTCTTCACCGGCGGAAAACGACCTCCCGGCGACACTGCACGAGGGCGACGTCGCTCTGGGGCTTCTCGACACCACGTACAGCCCGACAGTCATGGAGTTCTGTGGCGAACTCGGTCTCGACTTCGTGTGGCTAGACCTGGAACACGGCGGGCCGGACCCGTGGCATGCGGGCAGCCTCGAACACCTGCTGCTTGCGGCCGAACGGACGGGTATCGACCCGCTCGTCCGGCTCCCGGACACGGACCCGACGCTCGTCCGGAAGGCGCTGGACCTCGGCGCCAGAAACGTCTTCCTCCCCCGCGTCGAGAGCTCCGAGGAGGTCCGGCGGGCGGTTCGGTCCGCGCGGTTCCGGTACGACGGCGGGCCGGGCGACCGCGGCCTCGCGGCCCCGCGGGCCAGGCGCTGGGGGCTCGCGGAGGAGTACGTCGAGCGGGAGGACGAACAGACGCTCGTCGGCGTGACGATTGAGAACAGCCAGTCCGTCGAGGCCATCGACGAGATTCTCGACGTGCCGGAACTGGGCTTCGTCTTCATCGGCCCGTTTGACCTGTCGGTGTCGCTCGGCCATCCGGGCGAACTCGACCACCCGGACGTCGAGGCCGCCATCGAAACGGTCCGCTCGGCCGCCATCGACGCCGGCGTCCCCGTCGGTGGCCTCGGCTTCGGGATGGACGACGTCAACGAGAAGGCCGAAAACGGCTACCAGATTCTCCACCTCGGCAGCACGACCGGGGCACTCCAGACGGCGATCAACGGCTGGCTCGACGCGTTCGAGGGCGACCGGTCCTGA
- a CDS encoding DUF7261 family protein, whose product MVRVNGSERGQLVLVAAVLVAVALAPVVLAYLQLGYHDDVRAAGAVDDPTDDTVRVLGRAVEQESASVPRRYAWADRTAAVTALRDALEPVRSRLRTGEMERGTVTEIRYNATAARAWQSANCPGGPGREFGNCSVDRGVVVQERTDRTHVLAVGFDVTTTSERGETAVTVVVEAVGG is encoded by the coding sequence GTGGTACGCGTGAACGGGAGCGAGCGGGGCCAGCTGGTGCTCGTCGCGGCGGTACTGGTCGCCGTCGCGCTCGCACCGGTGGTGCTGGCGTACCTCCAGCTTGGCTACCACGACGATGTCCGCGCGGCGGGCGCCGTCGACGACCCGACGGACGACACGGTCCGCGTCCTCGGCCGTGCCGTGGAGCAGGAGAGCGCGTCCGTGCCCCGAAGGTACGCGTGGGCCGACCGAACCGCGGCGGTGACGGCGCTGCGAGACGCCCTCGAACCGGTCCGCTCGCGTCTCCGGACCGGCGAGATGGAGCGGGGCACCGTCACCGAGATACGCTACAACGCGACGGCGGCCCGCGCCTGGCAGTCGGCGAACTGTCCGGGCGGACCGGGCCGGGAGTTCGGGAACTGTAGCGTGGACCGCGGGGTCGTCGTCCAGGAGCGCACCGACCGAACGCACGTCCTGGCGGTCGGGTTCGACGTGACCACGACGAGCGAACGGGGGGAGACGGCGGTGACAGTGGTGGTCGAAGCCGTTGGTGGGTGA
- a CDS encoding DUF7262 family protein: protein MPRAQLPLSLVEVALGATLILGVTLGFALATPAPDTRGPQLSAYAEDTATILQTDPARHNGTSRLREVVRSERAFDRERGDLERRVERILPANVLFSVETPHGSVGTPVPRRTTTGTATVPTGSGTVRIEVWYA, encoded by the coding sequence ATGCCTAGGGCGCAGCTCCCGCTGTCGCTCGTCGAGGTGGCGCTTGGGGCAACACTGATTCTGGGTGTCACGCTTGGTTTCGCGCTGGCGACGCCGGCCCCGGACACGCGGGGGCCACAGCTGTCGGCCTACGCGGAGGACACCGCGACCATCCTCCAGACCGACCCGGCCAGACACAACGGGACGAGCCGGCTCCGGGAGGTCGTACGCAGCGAGCGCGCGTTCGACCGCGAGCGCGGGGACCTGGAGCGGCGCGTCGAGCGTATCCTTCCGGCGAACGTCCTGTTCAGCGTCGAGACGCCCCACGGCTCGGTCGGAACGCCGGTCCCGCGTCGGACGACGACGGGGACGGCGACGGTACCCACGGGGTCGGGAACGGTCCGAATCGAGGTGTGGTACGCGTGA
- a CDS encoding DUF7263 family protein, whose translation MRPPTSVRAQTTLPAVAVALVLLTLVTALGLGLADSAIAGAERTPNERRVATATADRLVAADGPVAQRANVLNGSRVDAFDGAALHEAAPATESYAVAVRLGGDSVATTGEAAGGTTIHRLVLVARTETRTVEPESRRVTLPRRATGATVTFSPGNGTAVRTMRVNGQVRLHNDSGLRGTFEIGLTPYRTTRIALQTPGRLRSGAVEIAYETPRTTKTTLSVTVDA comes from the coding sequence ATGAGACCGCCGACTTCGGTTCGGGCACAGACGACCCTGCCCGCCGTCGCCGTGGCGCTGGTGTTGCTGACGCTGGTGACCGCACTGGGACTGGGGCTTGCCGACTCGGCTATCGCGGGCGCCGAGCGAACGCCCAACGAGCGGCGGGTGGCCACAGCCACGGCCGACCGGCTCGTCGCCGCTGACGGCCCCGTCGCCCAGCGGGCGAACGTCCTGAACGGGTCACGGGTCGACGCGTTCGACGGGGCGGCGCTCCACGAGGCGGCGCCAGCGACCGAGAGCTACGCCGTCGCGGTCCGACTCGGTGGTGACAGCGTCGCGACGACCGGCGAAGCGGCGGGTGGGACGACGATTCACCGGCTCGTCCTCGTCGCGCGGACGGAGACGCGGACCGTCGAGCCCGAAAGCAGGCGGGTCACGCTGCCGCGCCGGGCCACGGGTGCGACCGTCACGTTCTCGCCTGGCAACGGAACTGCAGTCCGGACGATGCGGGTCAACGGGCAGGTCCGCCTGCACAACGACAGCGGCCTCCGGGGGACCTTCGAGATAGGGTTGACGCCGTACAGGACGACGCGTATCGCGCTCCAGACGCCGGGGCGACTCAGGTCCGGCGCAGTCGAGATAGCCTACGAGACGCCGCGGACGACGAAGACCACACTGTCGGTGACTGTCGATGCCTAG
- a CDS encoding DUF7266 family protein, whose product MLYITLLTTVLYGGSVPAYQGAVGAELGERVLAEASAEVERAVPPRGRHVAASRRVDIPATIDGAGYRIRANGTHLVLEHPDEAVGGRARPMVPDRVSNVTGTWESGAETVVTASGSRENVTIRLEGRG is encoded by the coding sequence TTGCTGTACATCACGCTACTGACGACGGTGCTGTACGGTGGTTCGGTCCCGGCCTATCAGGGGGCGGTGGGAGCGGAACTGGGCGAACGCGTGCTGGCCGAGGCGAGCGCCGAGGTCGAGCGGGCGGTCCCACCGCGGGGCCGACACGTGGCAGCCAGTCGCCGGGTGGATATCCCGGCGACCATCGACGGGGCCGGCTACCGCATCCGGGCCAACGGGACCCATCTGGTACTGGAGCACCCTGACGAGGCGGTCGGCGGCCGGGCGCGTCCGATGGTCCCCGACCGGGTCAGCAACGTCACGGGAACGTGGGAGAGCGGCGCCGAGACAGTTGTCACCGCCAGCGGGTCGCGGGAAAACGTGACTATCAGGCTGGAGGGACGCGGATGA
- a CDS encoding tyrosine-type recombinase/integrase, with product MNTDTLLTEFRSRQETKKADSSARSYTHTAKVWADWLAEPGAKDFDHNSRERPSKELWEGTTGDLQVFLRQQLQSGLTGGTVQNRRWHIAILYDELEEMKREGGYGIPDFENPVEDLDVSDWQTLKEKPRKVQENKGLIYLEPQNVEKLYENAPSPTLRNELIIRLLYQTGLRRGELSETRLGDVNTDERAIKVHAEKTHTDRTVYYQPSLDSLITRWVNVKRKSLSTAGSEYLFPTYKTDQIKPAQIGLIVRKAAEAAGLQSVLYTDSSGQKQMKITAHILRHSFAVQSVKNGLDTRRLQMLMGHAKISTTEDYLQFANDDLKDAVRKSGAGSESIPSS from the coding sequence ATGAACACAGATACCCTACTCACCGAGTTTCGTAGCAGGCAGGAAACCAAGAAGGCAGACAGTTCCGCCCGTTCCTACACCCACACAGCAAAGGTATGGGCTGATTGGTTGGCAGAACCCGGCGCAAAAGACTTCGACCACAACAGTCGAGAACGTCCCTCTAAGGAACTGTGGGAAGGTACAACCGGCGATTTACAGGTATTCCTTCGGCAACAGTTACAGAGTGGTCTAACCGGCGGAACTGTCCAAAATCGGCGGTGGCATATCGCTATCCTGTATGACGAACTGGAAGAAATGAAACGAGAGGGTGGTTACGGTATCCCCGACTTCGAGAATCCGGTAGAAGACCTTGATGTGTCTGATTGGCAGACATTGAAAGAAAAGCCGAGAAAAGTCCAAGAGAACAAAGGTCTAATCTACTTAGAGCCACAGAACGTTGAGAAATTATATGAGAATGCACCATCTCCGACGTTACGGAATGAGTTGATTATCCGTCTACTCTACCAGACCGGCCTTCGACGTGGAGAACTGTCAGAAACGCGCTTAGGAGACGTAAATACCGATGAGCGGGCAATCAAAGTTCACGCTGAAAAGACCCACACAGACCGAACTGTATATTATCAACCGTCGCTGGATTCCCTCATAACGCGGTGGGTGAATGTCAAACGGAAATCACTCTCGACAGCAGGAAGCGAGTACCTGTTTCCGACGTACAAGACTGACCAAATCAAGCCAGCACAAATCGGGCTTATTGTCCGGAAAGCCGCCGAAGCCGCCGGGTTACAATCTGTCCTTTACACAGACTCATCGGGACAAAAGCAGATGAAGATAACCGCCCATATCCTTCGGCATAGTTTCGCAGTTCAATCCGTCAAAAATGGACTGGACACTCGGCGGTTACAAATGCTAATGGGTCACGCAAAAATCAGTACGACAGAAGACTACCTCCAATTTGCTAACGACGACCTCAAAGACGCAGTTCGGAAATCCGGGGCTGGTTCAGAGTCGATTCCTTCCTCCTAA
- a CDS encoding DUF7289 family protein: MRGQSHVVGIVLLLGITTVALGGLTTVVGGIIDGQTATADERRVANALDSEFRPVEQTGSNRVRVRFSEGRVTTVDRELRVLNASGVRREVEIGGLVYKSGANRVSLVGGAIARGAPGRAWLVRGPPMTVTRDNETLLVGVVTLGARGVTVGGSGGVTARLRTNVTHDRTALPRADYRIAMETATPDALGRRLRERGLATTERDIDGDGVPSVVASVEGQQELQLVYHRTNTEVNGG, encoded by the coding sequence GTGAGGGGGCAGTCCCACGTCGTCGGCATCGTCCTCCTGCTCGGTATCACGACCGTCGCGCTCGGCGGGCTGACCACGGTGGTCGGGGGCATCATCGACGGACAGACGGCGACGGCCGACGAACGCCGGGTCGCAAACGCCCTCGACAGCGAGTTTCGCCCCGTCGAACAGACCGGGTCGAACCGCGTGCGGGTCAGGTTCAGCGAGGGGCGGGTGACCACGGTGGACCGGGAGCTCCGGGTACTGAACGCCAGCGGCGTCCGACGGGAGGTCGAAATCGGCGGGCTCGTCTACAAGTCGGGGGCGAACCGCGTCAGCCTCGTCGGCGGGGCCATCGCTCGGGGTGCCCCCGGCAGGGCGTGGCTGGTTCGGGGGCCGCCGATGACTGTGACGCGGGACAACGAAACACTGCTCGTGGGTGTCGTCACGCTGGGCGCACGCGGCGTGACGGTCGGCGGCAGCGGCGGCGTCACTGCCCGGCTGCGGACCAACGTGACCCACGACCGGACGGCGCTCCCGCGGGCCGACTACCGCATCGCGATGGAGACGGCGACGCCGGACGCACTCGGCAGACGGCTGCGCGAGCGTGGCCTGGCGACGACTGAACGGGACATCGACGGCGACGGCGTGCCGAGCGTCGTCGCGAGCGTCGAGGGGCAACAGGAGCTACAGCTGGTCTACCACCGGACGAACACGGAGGTGAACGGTGGATAA